The following coding sequences lie in one Panicum virgatum strain AP13 chromosome 6N, P.virgatum_v5, whole genome shotgun sequence genomic window:
- the LOC120678560 gene encoding small heat shock protein, chloroplastic-like yields the protein MQQAVASNLHAVTTAPAAPRSRITWTSRPSYVVVPPRGSVKARSMRNGSTDSLDHLQRASKPRRRQQQQGSAPSPRRRLIQTTPFGLWDSFPEARTLDQMVRTMERIMDGEGDDDDGRVLVVPAAVAASAVPRAEAGNGVLAVPAAGGAAATGAAYRQRGGRTPWEVRERAGEYLVRFDMPGMTREDVRVSVRDRTLVVAAEKKDAAAKEQHEDEADEEEDQGEPWPAASFGRYRTRFELPENVDVERIAAEVRDGVLYLTIPKLSAGGKVVNIQVQ from the exons ATGCAGCAAGCTGTGGCCTCCAACCTGCACGCCGTCACCACCGCCCCCGCCGCTCCAAGAAGCAGGATCACATGGACCAGCCGCCCTTCCTACGTGGTGGTGCCACCGAGAGGCTCCGTCAAGGCGCGGTCCATGAGGAACGGCTCCACGGATAGCCTGGACCACCTGCAGCGGGCGTCCAAgcccaggcggcggcagcagcagcaggggagCGCTCCAAGCCCAAGGAGACGCCTCATCCAAACCACTCCATTTG GGCTGTGGGACAGCTTCCCGGAAGCGAGGACGCTGGACCAGATGGTGCGCACCATGGAGCGCATCATGGACGGCgagggcgacgacgacgacggccggGTCCTCGtcgtgccggcggcggtggcggcgagcgcggtGCCGCGCGCGGAGGCGGGCAACGGCGTCCTCGCTGTGCCTGCAGCAGGAGGAGCTGCTGCCACGGGCGCGGCGTACCGGCAGCGCGGCGGGCGGACGCCGTGGGAGGTCAGGGAGCGCGCGGGGGAGTACCTGGTGCGGTTCGACATGCCGGGGATGACGCGGGAGGACGTGCGGGTCAGCGTGCGGGACCGGACGCTGGTGGTGGCCGCCGAGaagaaggacgcggcggcgaaGGAGCAGCACGAGGACGaggcggacgaggaggaggatcagggcgagccgtggccggcggcgagcttcggCCGGTACAGGACGCGGTTCGAGCTGCCGGAGAACGTGGACGTGGAGAGGATCGCGGCCGAGGTGAGGGACGGCGTGCTCTACCTCACCATCCCCAAGTTGTCAGCCGGGGGCAAGGTCGTCAACATCCAGGTGCAGTGA